From the Sphingomonas brevis genome, the window CGCTGACCGCCGAAAAGCTGGACGAATTGGCCATTTCCTATGTCGGTCGCTTTGCCACCAGCCGCGCCAAGCTCAATGCTTTCCTGACGCGCAAACTGCGCGAGCGCGGCTGGGCCGGAGCCGGCGAACCGCCAATCGACGAGCTAACGGAGAAACTGGTCCGGCTCGGATACATCGACGATCGCGCCTATGCGCTGGCCAAGGCGCGCTCGCTGACCGCCCATGGATATGGCAGTCGCCGCGTTCGCCAGGCGCTGTCGCATGCCGGGATCGCCGAAGAGGATTCTGGCGATGCCAATGATCTGGCAACTGCGGAGGCATATGAGGCCGCGCTCCGCTTTGCCCGGCGAAAGCGTATCGGACCCTATGCCGAAGCCAGGCCCGATCCGAAGCTCCGCGAACGGGCCCTGGCGGCCATGATCCGTGCCGGTCACGGCTTCGCGGTGGCTCGGGCGGTGGTCGATCTTGGTCCCGGTGAAGTCCCCGATATGGTCGTTGACAGCTAATGCTTATGTCGGTTTCGCGACACAACGGTCCATGGTAAGGAACTGGCGTGCAGCGTTTGAGCGCCGAAACGACTCAGGAGGTAGGCCCGGAACTGATGGCTGCGGGCGACGATTCTCTTCCTGAAGGTCTCCAGTGTACGGGTCGGGTCAAGTGGTTCGACGCGACGAGGGGCTTTGGCTTCCTGATTTCGGATGATTGTGACGGCGACATCCTGATCCATTTCAGCGTGCTCAAGGAGCATGGGCGGCGGTCGTTGCCGGAAGGCGCAACCGTCGAATGCCTTGCCGAGCACCAGGACCGGGGCTTCCAGGCTCGCAAGATTTTATCGATTGACCTTAGTACGGCCTTGCCGATGCCGGCCCGTCCGGTCCAAGCTTCCGGCGAGCGCGCGGACCGCAAGGCCTTGGCCGATGCCGCGGGCGAGTATGAGCCGGTGGAGGTCAAATGGTTCAATCGGGTAAAGGGCTACGGCTTCCTCAATCGCGCCGGGGAGTCGGAGACGGGCGAGGATATTTTCGTCCACATGGAGACTGTGCGGCAGTCGCAGATCGTCGACCTGCAGCCCGGCCAGCAGCTGGAAGCCCGGATTGCCGAGGGACGCAAGGGCCTGACAGCAGTCGAGCTTCGAGAGGTCTGATCGCTCGCGCAATCGCGTTCGGGATGGTGGCATCGCTCGCCGCTTGCCAGCCGTCCGCCTCCAGCGCCGTCGAACTTGGCCAGTCGCCGGCGGGCCTTGAGCAAGTGCCGCTGACCATTACCTCGGGCGGCGCCAAGCATCGCTTCACCGTTGAGGTCGCCAGCACCGGCGAGCAGCAGGCAATGGGCCTGATGTACCGCAACAGGCTTGATCCCGACCGCGGCATGATCTTCCCGTTCGATACTGTGCGGCAAGCGAGCTTTTGGATGAAGAATACTTTGATCCCGCTCGACCTGATTTTCATCCGTCCCGACGGCAGGATTGCCAACATCGAGGCGAACGCCGTGCCGCTGTCGCTCCAGCCGATTTATTCGGATGGCGAAGTTACCGCGGTGCTGGAGGTCGCCGGGGGGCGTGCGGCGGAGCTTGGCGTCCGACCGGGCGACAAGGTCGAGTGGAAGCGATGAGCGCATGCGCGATGCTCGCGAGTGCCCCATCACGCTTGCCTAGCCCCGCGTAAAGCGGCAAAGGCGCGGGCCATGGGAATCCTCGCAAACGCATTTACCTGGTGGAACGGCGCCTCGTGGGGCACCATGATCAATTCCCGCCGCAACGGCGAGGAAGTCGGCCGCGACGAGGCCGGCAACATCTATTTCCGTCATCGCAAGGATCCGAAGCGCCGTTGGGTGATTTACGCCGGCTCCAACGACGCCAGCCGCACCCCTCCGGGCTGGAACGCCTGGCTGCGCGGGACGATCGATGACCTTCCCGAAAAGGGCCTGCCGCCACGCCGGAAGTTCGAACAGGCGCCGCAGCCGAACCTCACTGGAACAATGGCCGCTTACCGCCCCGGCGGATCGCTGGCCGCAAATCGCATTCGCCCCGCCAGCACCGGCGATTATGAGGCGTGGAAGCCCGAATAAGAGTGAAGCGATTGCGCGCCTCTTTCATGCTGGTGCCGCTGGCGCTGCTCGCTGGCTGCAACAAATCCGAAGAGCCCGGCAATGAAGTTCTGACGGTCGAGGTTCCCCGCTCGTCAGGGGACCAACCGGGAGTCACGCCGATGGCGGAACGGGTCGCGGTGCTGGGTCTGCTCAACAAGCGTAACGGCATTGTCCGCGACCTGACCTTGAAGCCCGGCCAGGCGATGCGGGTCAAGGACGTCACTGTCCGTCTCAAGGCGTGCGACACTTCCGCGCCATGGGAGCTGGAGAAGCTGACCGGGGCCTTTGTCCAGGTCGATGTTCGCCGGCCGGACGGCCAGTGGGTCAGAAAATTCTCGGGGTGGCTCTACAAGGAAAGCCCGTCGCTCAATGTGGTCGAGGATCCCGTTTACGACGTGTGGCCCAAGAGCTGCGCAATGAACTGGCCCTCAGGGCCGGCGGCGCCAGCGGCTCCATCAGATTCCAGAAGGGCGTCGAGCGCTTCAAACTCGGGCGGCGGGAGCGACTCGGCTGACGAAACGCCGATCGGCAATGAATCAGCGCCAGCCGTCAGTACGCCGGCGCCTGCGGTCGACGACAGCGCCGCGGTTAGCAATTCGACATAATGTTCACGGCTTACCGCCCGCGCCCCAAGCCTTTCCAGATGGGGCGTGATGAACTGGCAATCGAGCAAGGTAAAATTGCCGACTTTCAGCCGCGCCACCAGCCAGGCCAGAGCGACCTTTGATGCGTCCGTCACGCGGCTGAACATCGATTCCCCAAAGAAGGCGCGGCCAAGCTTGACGCCGTATAGGCCTCCAACCAGCTGGCCGTCCTGCCAACACTCGATCGAGTGGGCGTGGCCGACGGCGTGAAGGCCAAGGGTAGCCCGCTCGATGACCCGGTTGATCCAGGTTTCCTCGCGATCGGCACAGGCCAGCAGCACTTCATGAAAAGCCGTGTCTCGGGTGACCTGGAATTTCCCCGACCGGACGCGTTTGGCCAGCGATCGCGAAAGGTGAAACTCATCGAGGGGGATGATTGCCCGGCTACGCGGCTCAACCCAGAAGATGTCGCCCGCGCCGCGGCTGTCGGCCATGGGAAATATGCCGGCAGCATAGCCGCGCAAGAGCATCCGCGGATCCAGGCCCTCGCTCACAGAATCTGGCGCACCTCGTCCTGTGGGCGGCACAGTCGCACGCCCTTTTCGGTTTCAACCAGCGGACGCTGAATCAGGATCGGATGTTCCATCATCGCGTTCAAAATCACGCCGTCGCTAACCGATGGGTCGGTCAGGCCCAGCTCGACGGCCAGCGGCTCCTTGTCGCGCAGCCCCTGGCGTGGGGTGATTCCGGCGCGTAGATAGAGCCGTTGCAGCTCGTCCCTGCTTGGCGGCGCTTTCAGATATTCGACAACGTCGATGTCGGCGCCTTCATTTTCCAGAATTTCCAGCGTCTTGCGGGACGTACCGCACATTGGGTTGTGATAAATGGTGGCCTTCATTTCGATTCCGTTCATTGCACCATTTAAGCGTGCCACAGAGAGACGGCGCATAACAGCGATTACGGCGAACTGATGCCCATGGGCGTTGTCTTGCCGGAACCTCCTCCGTCGACTCTCGTTTGGCGAACGTGACTTGTGCACCGCTGCCGGGGGCGTTGGGTCCTGGGGCACGGTCCATTCATAGAACATAAAAGGGAGTCAGAAGATGCGTAAGTCGATGATTGCAGTTCTGCTCGCCGGTACCCTGTCGCTCGGCGCATGCGCCGCGAATAGCGAACAAGCGGGCAACATTGCCCAGGGCGCGGCGATCGGAGCAACGGGCGGTGCGGCGGTTGGCGCCGTGGTGCCTGGCGTGAACGTGATCGAAGGGGCCGCGGTTGGCGCGGCGATCGGCGGTCTGGCCGGTGCGGTTTGGGCCGATAACAACAATGACGGCTATGCCGACGGTTATGTCCACAACGGCACCTATTATGCCGGGACGCCGTCGGGATACGATCCGACGCTTCGCCGGGTCGCCACCGGCGCTGCCGTCGGCGCGGTTGGCGGCGCCGTTGCCGGTGCGGTAATTCCGGGCCTCAGCCCGATCACTGGCGCTGTCGTCGGCGCAGCGATCGGCGGCCTGGTCGGTGCAGTCTGGGCCGACAATGATCGTGACGGACAGGCCGATGGCTATGTCTATAACGGTCAATATTACCAGGGCACCCCGTCCGGCTATGCGCCGAACACGGCACCTCCCCCGCCAGCCTCAGGTGAACGTGGCTAATGGGGTCAAGGACCAAGATTAGTGGGTCCGAAAAGCCCGCCGGACGCCCCCTGCGTCCGGCGGGCTTCGCCATGCTGGCCGTGGCAAGCCTGCTGGCGCTTGCGCCGGTACAGCCAGCCTTGGCTTCTCGCGCGGCACTGGCAGCGGAAAAAATCGACCCTGCGTCTGGCCCGCAGTGGGTCACATCGGACCAGCGGGCAGCGAGCCATTTTCTTGCCCTGCTTCAGACATCCGACCTCGATGGGCTCGATCCCGCCCGATTCAAGCTAAAGCCAATGCTGAAGGCGCTGCGTTCGGCGTCCGAAGGGAAATTGAAAGCCGTCGATCGGGCCAATGCTTTGTTTGACCGGGCGCTGGTCGATTATGTGACCGCGCTTCGTTCGACGCCTTCTAAGGAATGGGCGATCGTCGATCGCGGTGCCGTTCCTGCTGCGCCTTCGGCCTCCGCGCTGCTGGCGCAAGCCGCGGCTGCTCCCTCGCTGGAGCGGTGGGTCGACGCCATGCCTTTCATGCATCCCAGCTATGCCGATCTGC encodes:
- a CDS encoding YMGG-like glycine zipper-containing protein, translated to MRKSMIAVLLAGTLSLGACAANSEQAGNIAQGAAIGATGGAAVGAVVPGVNVIEGAAVGAAIGGLAGAVWADNNNDGYADGYVHNGTYYAGTPSGYDPTLRRVATGAAVGAVGGAVAGAVIPGLSPITGAVVGAAIGGLVGAVWADNDRDGQADGYVYNGQYYQGTPSGYAPNTAPPPPASGERG
- the aat gene encoding leucyl/phenylalanyl-tRNA--protein transferase — its product is MLLRGYAAGIFPMADSRGAGDIFWVEPRSRAIIPLDEFHLSRSLAKRVRSGKFQVTRDTAFHEVLLACADREETWINRVIERATLGLHAVGHAHSIECWQDGQLVGGLYGVKLGRAFFGESMFSRVTDASKVALAWLVARLKVGNFTLLDCQFITPHLERLGARAVSREHYVELLTAALSSTAGAGVLTAGADSLPIGVSSAESLPPPEFEALDALLESDGAAGAAGPEGQFIAQLLGHTS
- a CDS encoding cold-shock protein; amino-acid sequence: MQRLSAETTQEVGPELMAAGDDSLPEGLQCTGRVKWFDATRGFGFLISDDCDGDILIHFSVLKEHGRRSLPEGATVECLAEHQDRGFQARKILSIDLSTALPMPARPVQASGERADRKALADAAGEYEPVEVKWFNRVKGYGFLNRAGESETGEDIFVHMETVRQSQIVDLQPGQQLEARIAEGRKGLTAVELREV
- a CDS encoding NADH:ubiquinone oxidoreductase subunit NDUFA12, which gives rise to MGILANAFTWWNGASWGTMINSRRNGEEVGRDEAGNIYFRHRKDPKRRWVIYAGSNDASRTPPGWNAWLRGTIDDLPEKGLPPRRKFEQAPQPNLTGTMAAYRPGGSLAANRIRPASTGDYEAWKPE
- a CDS encoding DUF192 domain-containing protein encodes the protein MVASLAACQPSASSAVELGQSPAGLEQVPLTITSGGAKHRFTVEVASTGEQQAMGLMYRNRLDPDRGMIFPFDTVRQASFWMKNTLIPLDLIFIRPDGRIANIEANAVPLSLQPIYSDGEVTAVLEVAGGRAAELGVRPGDKVEWKR
- a CDS encoding regulatory protein RecX, which codes for MAASPSRKPRPPLTAEKLDELAISYVGRFATSRAKLNAFLTRKLRERGWAGAGEPPIDELTEKLVRLGYIDDRAYALAKARSLTAHGYGSRRVRQALSHAGIAEEDSGDANDLATAEAYEAALRFARRKRIGPYAEARPDPKLRERALAAMIRAGHGFAVARAVVDLGPGEVPDMVVDS
- the arsC gene encoding arsenate reductase (glutaredoxin) (This arsenate reductase requires both glutathione and glutaredoxin to convert arsenate to arsenite, after which the efflux transporter formed by ArsA and ArsB can extrude the arsenite from the cell, providing resistance.); protein product: MKATIYHNPMCGTSRKTLEILENEGADIDVVEYLKAPPSRDELQRLYLRAGITPRQGLRDKEPLAVELGLTDPSVSDGVILNAMMEHPILIQRPLVETEKGVRLCRPQDEVRQIL